A stretch of the Candidatus Zixiibacteriota bacterium genome encodes the following:
- the cdaA gene encoding diadenylate cyclase CdaA has product MQFEFLHFGFKDLIDVLIVSFIIYQVLRLTRGTRSAQIIVGLLLLALIAVASYWFQLEGLAWMFSTLATFGIIVLVVVFQPELRSALASIGQNRLMRMLIPLEQKKVLSEVARATLRLAELGYGALIVIQRHTGLRNFAETGKAVNSELSSELLITLFTPYTPLHDGAVIISGETIEAAATSLPLTTNPRYHKLYGMRHKAAIGVSEVSDAVVVVVSEETHQISIAVDGDLHSDIPKAEFRDRLAEYLR; this is encoded by the coding sequence ATGCAGTTCGAATTCCTGCATTTCGGTTTCAAAGACCTGATCGATGTCCTAATTGTCTCGTTTATCATATATCAGGTTCTCCGCCTGACCAGGGGGACACGCTCAGCGCAAATCATTGTCGGGCTGCTGCTGCTGGCCCTGATCGCGGTGGCGTCGTACTGGTTTCAACTTGAGGGGCTCGCCTGGATGTTTTCCACGCTCGCTACATTCGGCATTATCGTGCTGGTTGTAGTGTTTCAGCCGGAGCTGCGTTCGGCGCTGGCCAGTATCGGGCAAAACCGGCTCATGCGCATGCTCATTCCCCTGGAGCAGAAGAAAGTTCTGAGTGAGGTCGCCAGGGCCACGCTTCGCCTGGCCGAGCTGGGCTACGGGGCGCTGATCGTGATCCAGCGGCACACCGGCCTTCGAAATTTCGCCGAGACCGGCAAGGCGGTAAACTCGGAACTGTCCTCGGAACTCTTGATTACCCTGTTTACGCCGTACACGCCCCTGCATGACGGCGCGGTGATTATCTCCGGCGAGACAATCGAGGCCGCCGCCACTTCGCTGCCACTGACTACCAATCCTCGGTATCACAAGCTTTACGGCATGCGCCATAAAGCGGCAATCGGCGTGAGCGAGGTCTCCGACGCGGTAGTGGTAGTAGTCTCCGAGGAGACGCATCAGATATCGATTGCCGTCGACGGCGATCTTCATTCCGACATCCCCAAAGCCGAATTCCGCGACCGCCTGGCCGAGTACCTCCGTTAA
- a CDS encoding acyl-CoA dehydrogenase family protein: MPFNVDPKQQAVRDEAKAFADKYIYPNSVEWDQKPEPRPFPRDIYRRFGEAGYIGYNSPVEYGGKAKSNLEYITLIEDLCYHDPAMGLLCAVGELAAYPIVHFGSDEQKKKYLPDILSGKKVVAFVLTEPNAGSDAANVQTNAVDKGDHYLVNGEKIFIMHGDVAEIAVLFTRIDGQPKLSAMIVETDQPGWQKRILKGKMGMRAATTGGIVIKDVKVPKENLLGEVGKGFRYAMMTLDGARIGVAAQGVGLAQRMLDESVAYSKKRIAFGAPIAKLQAIQWMIADMSTQLEAGRMLCYKAAQLQDAGQPFSLQAAQAKLFCAEMSGFCADRAMQIHGGYGYIGEFSPIEKLYRDQRVLEIYEGTSEVQRLVIAGNVIGR, encoded by the coding sequence ATGCCGTTTAACGTTGACCCGAAACAACAAGCCGTCCGTGACGAAGCCAAAGCGTTTGCCGACAAATATATCTATCCCAATTCCGTCGAGTGGGATCAGAAGCCGGAGCCGCGCCCGTTCCCGCGCGACATCTATCGCAGGTTCGGCGAGGCCGGCTATATCGGCTACAATTCGCCGGTCGAGTACGGCGGCAAGGCCAAGTCAAACCTTGAGTATATCACCTTGATCGAGGATCTGTGCTATCACGATCCGGCGATGGGCCTGCTGTGTGCGGTCGGCGAACTGGCCGCCTACCCGATCGTGCATTTTGGGAGCGACGAACAGAAGAAGAAGTACCTTCCGGATATCCTCTCCGGCAAGAAGGTGGTGGCGTTCGTCCTGACTGAGCCGAACGCCGGCTCCGATGCCGCCAACGTGCAGACTAACGCGGTTGACAAAGGCGATCACTACCTGGTCAACGGCGAGAAGATTTTCATCATGCACGGCGATGTGGCCGAGATCGCGGTGCTGTTCACGCGTATCGACGGCCAGCCCAAACTGTCGGCGATGATTGTCGAAACCGACCAACCCGGCTGGCAAAAGCGGATTCTCAAGGGCAAAATGGGCATGCGCGCCGCCACGACCGGCGGGATTGTCATCAAGGATGTCAAGGTGCCGAAAGAAAACCTGCTGGGCGAGGTCGGCAAGGGATTCCGGTACGCCATGATGACACTCGACGGCGCGCGGATCGGTGTCGCCGCACAGGGTGTCGGGCTGGCGCAGCGAATGTTGGATGAGTCGGTGGCGTATTCGAAAAAGCGTATCGCGTTCGGCGCGCCGATTGCCAAGCTTCAGGCGATTCAGTGGATGATCGCCGATATGTCGACACAGCTCGAGGCGGGCCGGATGCTCTGCTACAAGGCGGCGCAACTTCAGGACGCCGGCCAGCCGTTCTCGCTGCAGGCGGCGCAGGCCAAGCTGTTCTGCGCGGAGATGTCCGGGTTCTGCGCCGACCGCGCCATGCAGATTCACGGCGGTTACGGCTATATCGGTGAGTTCTCGCCGATCGAGAAGCTCTACCGCGACCAGCGCGTGCTGGAGATCTACGAGGGCACCTCGGAGGTCCAGCGGCTGGTGATCGCCGGCAATGTCATAGGACGTTAA
- the lepA gene encoding translation elongation factor 4 has protein sequence MYDLKHIRNFSIIAHIDHGKSTLADRLLETTHTLGARQMRAQVLDSMDLEQERGITIKAHAIRLIYSARNGDKYQFNLIDTPGHVDFTYEVSRSLAACEGAILVVDASQGIEAQTLSNLYLAMENDLEILPVINKIDLPNADPESVRNGLVELIGCKPDEVLLVSAKEGRGIGELLERIVQVIPPPKGDPDAPLQAMVFDSVFDCYRGAMPVIRVMQGTLRRGDKVRFFSNDNVYEVDELGFLRLEPMPLQELHAGEVGYFFASIRRVQDTKIGDTVTTAARPAETALPGFINVKPMVFAGIYPAVAEDFGQLRDALEKLRLNDSSLSFEPESSAALGFGFRVGFLGLLHMEIVTERLAREFGQTTVNTVPSVENHVYGKKGELTVVDNPAKMPPPGLIEYIKEPFVDGQIIMPAEYIGAIMKLASDRRGEYKNTEYLSPTRVSLTFAFPLTEIIFDFYDKLKSITRGYASFDYGLPYYRRSSLVKLDILVNGDSVDALSVVIHRDQAYNYGLKLCEKLRQLIPRQMFEVVIQAAIGSRIISRASIRPLRKNVTARCYGGDITRKRKLLENQKAGKKRMKQIGSVEIPQEAFLAALQVER, from the coding sequence ATGTACGATTTGAAACACATCCGCAATTTTTCGATTATCGCCCATATCGATCATGGTAAATCGACTCTGGCCGATCGTCTGCTCGAAACCACCCACACTCTCGGCGCACGCCAGATGCGGGCGCAGGTGCTCGATTCTATGGACCTGGAACAGGAGCGGGGTATCACGATCAAGGCTCATGCCATCCGGCTCATTTACTCGGCCCGCAACGGCGACAAATACCAGTTCAATCTGATCGATACCCCCGGCCATGTCGATTTCACGTATGAGGTCAGCCGGTCGCTGGCGGCGTGCGAGGGGGCGATACTCGTTGTCGATGCCTCGCAGGGGATCGAGGCTCAGACTTTATCCAATCTTTACCTGGCCATGGAGAACGATCTCGAAATTCTGCCGGTCATCAACAAGATCGACCTCCCCAACGCCGATCCGGAATCGGTCCGGAACGGCCTGGTGGAATTGATCGGCTGCAAGCCCGACGAGGTGCTGCTCGTATCGGCCAAAGAAGGGAGGGGTATCGGCGAACTGCTCGAACGAATCGTGCAGGTCATTCCGCCTCCGAAGGGTGACCCGGACGCGCCGCTCCAGGCGATGGTGTTCGATTCGGTGTTCGACTGTTATCGTGGTGCGATGCCGGTCATCCGAGTGATGCAGGGTACGTTGCGCCGCGGCGACAAGGTCAGGTTCTTCTCCAATGACAATGTGTATGAAGTCGATGAGTTGGGATTTCTTCGCCTTGAACCGATGCCTCTTCAGGAACTCCACGCCGGAGAAGTAGGGTACTTCTTTGCGTCCATTCGTCGCGTACAGGACACGAAGATAGGAGACACAGTTACAACTGCCGCGCGACCGGCAGAAACCGCGCTACCCGGATTCATCAACGTGAAACCCATGGTTTTCGCAGGTATCTATCCGGCAGTGGCCGAGGATTTCGGCCAGCTTCGCGACGCGCTCGAGAAACTCCGGCTTAACGACTCGTCGCTCTCGTTCGAGCCGGAATCGTCGGCGGCCCTCGGGTTCGGATTTCGAGTCGGCTTTCTCGGACTGCTGCACATGGAGATTGTCACCGAACGATTGGCGCGGGAGTTCGGACAGACAACAGTCAATACCGTTCCGAGTGTCGAAAACCACGTCTACGGCAAGAAGGGTGAGTTGACCGTGGTCGACAACCCGGCCAAAATGCCACCGCCAGGTTTGATCGAGTACATCAAGGAGCCGTTTGTGGACGGCCAGATCATCATGCCGGCGGAGTATATCGGCGCGATCATGAAGCTGGCGTCAGACCGTCGCGGCGAGTACAAGAACACCGAGTATCTTTCGCCGACGAGAGTGAGCCTTACTTTCGCGTTTCCGCTGACCGAGATCATTTTCGATTTCTATGACAAACTCAAGTCAATCACCCGTGGCTATGCGTCGTTTGATTACGGCCTGCCGTATTATCGCCGCTCCAGCTTGGTCAAACTCGACATTCTCGTCAACGGGGACTCTGTCGATGCCCTGTCCGTGGTCATTCATCGTGACCAGGCGTACAACTACGGTCTCAAGCTGTGCGAGAAACTGCGCCAATTGATCCCTCGTCAGATGTTCGAGGTAGTGATACAGGCGGCGATCGGCAGCCGTATTATCAGCCGCGCGAGTATCCGACCGCTGCGCAAGAACGTGACCGCCCGCTGCTACGGCGGCGATATTACGCGCAAGAGAAAGCTGCTCGAGAACCAGAAGGCGGGCAAGAAGCGGATGAAGCAGATCGGCAGCGTGGAGATCCCTCAGGAGGCCTTCCTGGCCGCGCTGCAGGTGGAGCGGTAG
- a CDS encoding methylmalonyl-CoA mutase family protein — MPRFFTVSGVDIDELYTPQSLKGANQESFYWDHIGLPGEFPYTRGVHHTMYRTRLWTMRQFAGMGTPRQTNQRFHMLLKEGGTGLSTAFDLPTLMGYDSDHPRSLGEVGKCGVAVDTLADMEIIFDGIDLGKVSTSMTINSPASILLAMYLAVAEKQGVPFTQVRGTLQNDILKEYIAQKEYIFPPRPSVRLITDMMAYCTKHVPQYNTISISGYHIREAGATASQELAFTLADGFQYIESAIAAGQDVDEFAPRLSFFFNAHSDFFEEIAKYRAARRIYARRMRDKYRAKDERSWLLRFHTQTAGVSLTAQQPEINIARVALQALSAVLGGTQSLHTNSMDETLALPSDKAARIALRTQQIIAYETGAPNTVDPLGGSWFVEALTDQMEAEAEKIFAEIEERGGVFEAIEDGYFQREIARSAYRYQREIEKKERIVVGVNDYILENEQVEIPVLKIDRETELSQVKFCKKIKAERDLAKVQAALNKLRDVASGTGNTFPAILDCVRVYASVGELCDVLRKVWGEWSESQSAMQVS; from the coding sequence ATGCCCCGGTTCTTTACCGTTTCAGGGGTCGATATCGACGAACTCTATACGCCACAATCACTTAAGGGCGCAAATCAGGAGTCGTTTTACTGGGATCACATCGGCCTTCCCGGAGAATTCCCGTACACCCGCGGCGTGCACCACACCATGTACCGCACCCGCCTCTGGACCATGCGCCAGTTCGCCGGCATGGGCACTCCCCGCCAGACCAACCAGCGTTTTCACATGCTCCTCAAAGAGGGGGGGACCGGCCTTTCGACCGCGTTCGACCTGCCCACCCTGATGGGCTACGACTCCGATCACCCCCGCTCGCTCGGCGAGGTCGGCAAATGCGGCGTGGCGGTCGACACTTTAGCCGATATGGAGATCATTTTCGACGGTATCGATCTCGGCAAAGTGTCAACATCGATGACCATCAACTCGCCGGCATCGATCCTGCTTGCGATGTATCTGGCGGTGGCCGAGAAGCAGGGTGTGCCCTTCACTCAGGTGAGGGGAACGTTACAGAACGACATTCTCAAAGAGTATATCGCGCAGAAAGAGTATATCTTCCCACCGAGACCCTCGGTGCGGCTGATCACCGACATGATGGCCTACTGCACCAAGCATGTTCCTCAGTACAATACGATTTCGATTTCCGGCTATCACATCCGCGAGGCGGGGGCCACCGCCTCGCAGGAGTTAGCGTTCACCCTGGCCGATGGTTTCCAGTATATCGAATCCGCGATCGCGGCCGGGCAGGATGTCGATGAATTCGCGCCGAGGTTGTCGTTCTTTTTCAATGCGCATTCGGATTTCTTCGAGGAGATCGCCAAGTATCGCGCGGCGCGACGGATCTACGCCAGGCGGATGCGCGACAAATACCGGGCCAAAGATGAAAGAAGCTGGCTGCTTCGATTCCACACTCAAACCGCTGGTGTGTCTCTGACTGCGCAGCAGCCGGAGATAAATATCGCCCGTGTGGCGCTGCAGGCGCTCTCGGCGGTGCTGGGTGGCACGCAGTCATTGCACACGAACTCGATGGACGAAACGCTGGCGCTTCCGAGCGACAAGGCGGCGCGGATAGCCCTCCGCACGCAGCAGATTATCGCCTATGAAACCGGCGCGCCGAACACGGTTGACCCACTGGGCGGGTCATGGTTTGTCGAGGCGCTGACCGACCAGATGGAAGCTGAGGCCGAGAAGATTTTTGCCGAGATCGAAGAGCGCGGCGGGGTGTTCGAGGCTATCGAAGACGGTTATTTTCAGCGGGAGATCGCCCGCTCGGCCTATCGCTATCAGCGCGAGATCGAGAAGAAAGAACGGATCGTGGTCGGCGTGAACGACTACATACTCGAAAACGAGCAGGTCGAAATCCCGGTGCTCAAGATCGACCGTGAGACCGAGCTGTCCCAGGTGAAGTTCTGCAAAAAGATCAAGGCCGAGCGCGACCTCGCCAAAGTGCAGGCGGCGCTGAACAAGCTCCGCGATGTTGCCTCCGGTACCGGCAACACGTTCCCGGCGATTCTGGATTGCGTGCGGGTGTACGCGAGCGTCGGTGAACTGTGCGACGTCTTGCGCAAGGTCTGGGGCGAGTGGTCGGAGAGCCAGTCAGCGATGCAGGTGTCGTAG
- a CDS encoding cobalamin B12-binding domain-containing protein: MSKKIRVLLAKPGLDGHDRGIKVIAAAFRDAGFEVIYTGLRQTPEMVVDAAVQEDVDAIGISILSGAHMTLFPAILDEMKKRGADDMLLFGGGIIPDEDKEELEKMGVAKIFTPGAATEEAIEFLRRAVEAKKSDEPIM, from the coding sequence ATGTCCAAAAAAATCAGAGTCCTCTTAGCGAAGCCCGGACTTGACGGGCATGACCGTGGCATCAAAGTTATCGCCGCGGCCTTTCGCGACGCCGGTTTCGAGGTCATCTACACCGGCCTTCGCCAAACCCCCGAGATGGTCGTGGATGCCGCCGTGCAGGAAGATGTCGATGCGATCGGCATTTCGATTCTATCCGGTGCGCACATGACCCTGTTTCCGGCCATTCTCGACGAAATGAAGAAGCGCGGCGCCGACGACATGCTTCTGTTCGGCGGGGGGATCATACCTGACGAAGACAAAGAGGAACTCGAGAAGATGGGGGTGGCCAAGATATTCACGCCCGGCGCAGCGACCGAAGAAGCGATCGAGTTCTTGCGCCGCGCAGTCGAGGCGAAAAAGAGCGACGAACCAATTATGTAG
- the folP gene encoding dihydropteroate synthase produces MADRNATVKPEEAKRVIRLATGRELSLVRPLVMGVLNVTPDSFSDGGRYVTIAQALARAHQMIEEGADIVDIGGESSRPGATPIEPAEELRRVIPVLSQLAAESDICISIDTYRAATAQAAIDAGAVIVNDISALRHDPAMAPLIAASKVPVVLMHMKGTPRDMQVDPHYDNCVAEVASFFEERLRFCDDRGVDRSRIILDPGIGFGKRLSDNLELLAGISRFKRFGAPVMVGASRKSFIGMLSKSSETPDKRLGGSIAATVAAVANGADFVRVHDVAPTVEALRVFQGIRAAG; encoded by the coding sequence ATGGCTGATAGAAATGCAACGGTCAAACCCGAAGAGGCCAAACGAGTTATCCGTCTGGCTACCGGCCGTGAGTTATCCCTCGTGCGGCCGCTGGTTATGGGTGTGCTTAATGTCACGCCGGATTCATTCTCCGACGGTGGGCGGTACGTGACAATTGCGCAGGCTCTGGCGCGGGCGCATCAAATGATCGAGGAAGGTGCGGATATCGTAGACATCGGCGGGGAATCGTCGCGTCCGGGTGCGACGCCCATCGAGCCAGCCGAAGAATTACGGCGTGTAATCCCGGTGCTCAGTCAGCTCGCCGCCGAAAGCGACATATGCATTTCCATCGACACTTACCGTGCTGCCACCGCGCAAGCAGCCATTGATGCCGGCGCGGTGATAGTCAACGACATCTCGGCGCTTCGCCACGACCCGGCTATGGCTCCATTAATCGCCGCCTCCAAAGTGCCGGTAGTGCTGATGCACATGAAGGGTACGCCGCGCGATATGCAGGTGGACCCTCATTATGACAATTGTGTCGCCGAGGTAGCCTCGTTCTTCGAGGAGCGGCTACGATTTTGTGACGATCGCGGTGTTGATCGATCCAGGATCATACTCGATCCGGGGATAGGTTTCGGCAAGCGTCTTTCCGACAATCTCGAATTGCTCGCGGGGATTTCTCGGTTCAAGCGCTTCGGTGCGCCCGTAATGGTGGGGGCGTCGCGGAAGTCGTTTATTGGGATGTTGTCCAAGTCGAGTGAGACACCCGACAAGCGTCTGGGCGGGTCAATTGCCGCCACTGTAGCTGCAGTGGCTAACGGGGCCGATTTCGTAAGGGTTCATGACGTGGCGCCGACAGTCGAAGCGCTCAGAGTTTTCCAGGGTATCAGAGCGGCGGGATAA
- a CDS encoding MBL fold metallo-hydrolase — MKLGQFEIRTFVEQHFKLDGGTMFGVIPKVMWDKLWPSDNNNMISMVTNLFVLKAHGKNMIFDIGLGDALTGREKKVYNTDGVSNLEPGLKSLGLAPDDIDVVILTHLHTDHCGGVVKRDGDKLNPRFKNARFIINRDEWEAATHPDERTSAVYIPERLLPLEQAGQVQFIDQDTELFPGIRAVCTGGHTEDHFALEIESEGKKLFYYADIFPSRHHMRVAFVPATDLVPRETMAVKREALKRIVDKGVIMAFDHDIEAPLAEFTEHEGKLIAHAIDEKTGRRKS; from the coding sequence ATGAAACTAGGACAGTTTGAAATCCGTACCTTCGTCGAGCAGCATTTTAAGCTCGACGGGGGTACGATGTTCGGCGTCATCCCCAAAGTGATGTGGGATAAGTTGTGGCCATCGGATAACAACAACATGATTTCGATGGTCACTAATCTGTTCGTGCTCAAGGCGCACGGCAAGAACATGATATTCGATATCGGCCTGGGCGACGCCCTCACCGGCCGCGAGAAGAAAGTATACAACACCGACGGGGTATCAAACCTGGAGCCGGGTCTCAAATCGCTGGGGCTGGCCCCGGATGATATCGACGTTGTCATCCTCACCCACCTGCACACCGATCATTGCGGCGGTGTGGTAAAACGCGACGGGGATAAACTCAATCCCCGCTTCAAGAACGCCCGGTTCATCATCAATCGCGATGAATGGGAAGCGGCCACGCATCCGGATGAACGCACGTCGGCAGTTTACATCCCGGAACGACTATTGCCGCTCGAGCAAGCTGGGCAGGTGCAGTTTATTGACCAGGACACCGAGTTGTTTCCGGGAATCAGGGCGGTGTGCACCGGCGGACACACCGAGGATCATTTCGCGCTCGAAATCGAATCCGAGGGAAAGAAGCTCTTTTATTACGCCGATATCTTTCCGTCGCGGCATCATATGCGAGTCGCGTTTGTGCCCGCGACCGACCTCGTGCCCCGCGAAACCATGGCGGTCAAACGCGAGGCACTCAAGCGGATTGTCGATAAGGGCGTGATCATGGCATTCGACCATGATATCGAGGCGCCGCTGGCGGAATTCACCGAGCACGAGGGCAAACTCATTGCGCACGCGATCGACGAAAAAACCGGCCGACGTAAATCATAG